A genomic segment from Patescibacteria group bacterium encodes:
- the mtaB gene encoding tRNA (N(6)-L-threonylcarbamoyladenosine(37)-C(2))-methylthiotransferase MtaB yields the protein MSVFFHTFGCKLNQAESQELKEKLIVKHGTGILSNNKKFDYCLISACCVTNKAAKETRQLIRHIKKNHPSAKIIVTGCWTEETFQDKSINKQVDVWFKNNVKHKIIELFDNCKPKVPFAKQAEFDKIERTRVFVKIQHGCNNYCSYCVVPFLRPDIYSKRIEDILKEINFKNQAGVKEVVLVGTNIGEYKYGLVELLKQILVFTNIPRIRISSLWPTLLSDELINLIKQNKRICPHIHLSVQSASNRILSLMKRNYTQTDLIKVVNKIKQISNITISADIIVGFPSATDEDFLQTYNFVKLAEFSKIHVFRYSPKKNTASCTFDKQVDSVIKKTRAQAMRNLGDKLNIKNRKKYIGKVLPVLFEEKKDNFYTGFTPNYIKVYLKTSNQIKNKILKVELIKLYKNGLIAKKYD from the coding sequence ATGAGTGTTTTTTTTCATACTTTTGGTTGCAAATTAAATCAGGCTGAATCACAAGAATTAAAAGAAAAGTTAATTGTCAAGCACGGGACGGGTATTTTATCGAATAATAAAAAGTTTGATTATTGTTTGATTAGTGCTTGTTGTGTAACAAATAAAGCAGCTAAAGAGACAAGACAATTAATTCGTCATATTAAAAAGAATCATCCATCTGCTAAAATTATTGTTACGGGTTGTTGGACAGAGGAAACATTTCAGGACAAGAGTATAAATAAACAAGTTGATGTTTGGTTTAAAAATAATGTCAAGCACAAAATAATTGAATTATTTGATAATTGTAAACCAAAAGTCCCCTTCGCAAAACAAGCAGAATTTGATAAAATTGAGAGAACTAGAGTTTTTGTTAAAATTCAGCATGGGTGTAATAATTATTGCTCTTATTGTGTTGTCCCTTTCTTAAGACCAGATATTTATAGTAAGAGAATAGAAGATATTTTAAAAGAAATAAATTTTAAAAACCAAGCAGGGGTTAAGGAAGTTGTTTTGGTTGGAACGAATATAGGCGAGTATAAATATGGGTTGGTTGAATTATTAAAACAAATTCTTGTCTTTACAAATATACCGAGGATTAGAATTTCTTCTTTGTGGCCAACATTATTAAGTGATGAATTAATTAATTTAATTAAGCAAAATAAAAGAATTTGTCCACATATTCATTTATCAGTTCAGTCAGCTTCTAATAGGATATTGTCATTAATGAAAAGAAATTATACTCAGACAGATTTAATTAAAGTTGTAAACAAAATTAAGCAAATATCAAACATAACTATTAGTGCTGATATTATTGTTGGTTTTCCTTCAGCCACGGATGAAGATTTTTTACAAACATATAATTTTGTTAAATTGGCAGAGTTTTCAAAAATTCATGTTTTCAGATATTCTCCTAAAAAAAATACAGCCAGCTGTACTTTTGATAAGCAGGTTGATTCGGTTATAAAAAAAACAAGAGCTCAAGCAATGAGAAATTTAGGAGATAAGTTGAATATCAAGAATAGGAAAAAATATATTGGAAAAGTTTTACCAGTTTTATTTGAAGAAAAAAAAGACAATTTTTATACAGGGTTTACTCCAAATTATATAAAAGTTTATTTAAAAACAAGCAATCAAATAAAAAATAAAATACTAAAGGTTGAATTAATAAAATTATATAAAAATGGATTAATAGCTAAAAAATATGATTAA